One stretch of Kluyveromyces marxianus DMKU3-1042 DNA, complete genome, chromosome 8 DNA includes these proteins:
- the GUT1 gene encoding glycerol kinase yields MTGNAETTVQSGAEGAVVPLVAAIDVGTTSSRVILFNRLGQEVSKHQIEYSTSASHQAYSASGERRLEVENGGSGKGKSPGDGVEQTIFSAEGIAIEATEYLEIEDLEKDVEPTLRFPKPGWVECKPMNILINVVQCFAANLITMDRVNGDRVSNGLPPYRIKCIGIANMRETTLVWSKSTGKPLVDYGIVWNDTRTTAIVQKKKDQTPEDYQEYLREMTGLPLFSTYFSCSKLRWLLDNSPEVKKAYDEKDLVFGTVDTWLISNLTHNNVLVTDVTNACRTGFMNLNTRDYDDELLNYWDIDKSKIHLPKIVSSAEYYGNFVVPECTKKSLTSTAWDLLKAFSERVPPVPIQGCLGDQSASLVGQLAFKPGSAKCTYGTGCFLLYNTGTTKLISKHGALTTFAYWFPQLHSEENDYGKPHFALEGSVAVAGAVVQWLRDNLRLIPRAEDVGPLASAVPDSGGVVFVPAFSGLFAPYWDPDARASIMGMSQYTTASHIARAAVEGVCYQARSILKAMSSDAFGSDDKDFLEEIVDETYEKTALSSLAVDGGMSRSDEVMQIQANILGPCVKVRRSPTSECTALGAAIAAAMAFKTEEERIIWKNLKDVKKWVFYGGLEKGDVAPTNSSSQSQLKVFTSKSSDIERRKGWKMWETAIEKSKGWMREVQI; encoded by the coding sequence ATGACTGGAAACGCTGAGACAACGGTTCAGTCAGGTGCAGAGGGTGCAGTTGTGCCTCTTGTTGCCGCTATTGACGTTGGTACGACGTCTTCGCGTGTGATTCTATTTAACAGGTTGGGCCAAGAAGTTTCCAAGCATCAAATCGAATATAGTACCAGCGCATCACACCAAGCGTATTCAGCAAGCGGTGAGCGGAGACTTGAGGTAGAAAATGGTGGATCTGGGAAGGGGAAAAGTCCCGGAGATGGGGTAGAGCAGACGATTTTCAGCGCTGAAGGTATTGCCATTGAGGCGACAGAGTATTTGGAGATTGAAGATTTGGAGAAGGACGTGGAGCCCACTTTGAGGTTTCCGAAGCCCGGGTGGGTTGAATGCAAACCCatgaatattttgattaATGTGGTGCAATGCTTTGCTGCAAACTTGATCACTATGGACCGCGTCAATGGCGATCGAGTCTCCAATGGGTTGCCTCCATACCGGATCAAATGTATCGGGATAGCGAACATGAGAGAAACTACGTTGGTGTGGTCTAAGTCTACGGGTAAGCCGTTGGTTGACTACGGTATTGTTTGGAATGACACAAGAACAACAGCAATTgttcagaagaaaaaggatCAAACGCCAGAAGATTACCAAGAATATTTAAGAGAAATGACTGGACTACCGTTATTCTCCACTTACTTTTCGTGTTCTAAATTGCGTTGGTTACTAGATAATTCTCCAGAGGTTAAGAAGGCTTATGACGAGAAGGATCTAGTTTTTGGAACAGTTGATACTTGGTTGATTTCTAATTTAACTCACAATAACGTTCTAGTTACAGATGTTACCAACGCTTGCAGAACTGGCTTCATGAACCTCAATACTAGAGACTACGATGATGAATTGTTAAATTATTGGGATATTGACAAAAGTAAAATTCACTTGCCAAAAATTGTATCAAGCGCTGAATATTATGGGAACTTCGTCGTTCCTGAATGTACAAAAAAATCACTAACATCAACTGCTTGGGATCTTTTAAAAGCTTTCTCGGAAAGAGTCCCACCGGTCCCAATTCAAGGCTGTTTAGGTGATCAAAGTGCGTCCTTGGTTGGACAACTTGCTTTTAAGCCAGGTTCTGCAAAATGTACGTATGGTACAGGTTGTTTCCTCCTATACAATACTGGAACTACAAAGTTAATTTCAAAACATGGTGCTTTAACAACTTTTGCATATTGGTTTCCACAATTGCATagtgaagaaaatgattATGGTAAGCCTCATTTCGCTTTAGAAGGTTCTGTCGCAGTGGCCGGTGCTGTGGTTCAATGGTTAAGAGATAACCTCAGATTGATTCCTAGAGCCGAAGATGTTGGTCCATTGGCTTCTGCAGTACCTGATTCTGGAGGCGTAGTCTTTGTGCCGGCTTTCAGTGGACTATTCGCTCCGTATTGGGACCCTGATGCTCGTGCTAGCATCATGGGGATGTCGCAATATACAACAGCTTCTCACATTGCTCGTGCTGCTGTAGAAGGAGTTTGTTACCAAGCAAGATCGATTTTGAAAGCAATGAGTTCAGATGCTTTCGGCTCAGACGATAAAGATTTCCTAGAGGAAATTGTTGATGAAACATACGAAAAGACTGCCCTCTCTTCTCTCGCTGTTGATGGTGGTATGTCCAGGTCCGATGAGGTTATGCAAATCCAAGCAAATATATTAGGACCATGTGTTAAGGTGAGGAGATCTCCTACTTCTGAATGCACAGCTTTAGGTGCCGCAATAGCCGCTGCCATGGCTTTCAAGACAGAGGAGGAGCGTATTATCTGGAAAAATCTAAAGGATGTCAAGAAATGGGTCTTTTATGGCGGATTAGAGAAGGGCGATGTAGCGCCCACAAATAGTTCAAGTCAGAGTCAGTTGAAAGTGTTTACCAGTAAATCTTCCGACattgaaagaaggaaaggTTGGAAGATGTGGGAAACAGCGATTGAAAAATCCAAAGGATGGATGCGTGAAGTCCAAATCTAG
- the RPL8B gene encoding 60S ribosomal protein eL8 → MAPSKKVAPAPLASKATSAKKSNPLTKSTPRNFGIGQAVQPKRNLSRYVKWPEYVRLQRQKKILSIRLKVPPSIAQFQNTLDRNTAAETFKLLKKYQPETAAEKKERLTKEAAAIAEGKTRQEASPKPYVVKYGLNHVVSLIENKKAKLVLIANDVDPIELVIFLPALCKKMGVPYAIVKGKARLGTLVNQKTSAVAALTEVREEDEAALAKLVSTINANYLEKYEESKKHWGGGIMGAKAQKKIEKRAKAAESA, encoded by the coding sequence ATGGCTCCATCCAAGAAGGTCGCTCCAGCTCCTCTAGCCTCTAAGGCTACTTCTGCTAAGAAGTCTAACCCATTGACCAAGTCTACCCCAAGAAACTTCGGTATCGGTCAAGCTGTCCAACCAAAGAGAAACTTGTCCAGATACGTCAAGTGGCCAGAATATGTTAGATTgcaaagacaaaagaagatcttgaGCATCAGATTGAAGGTTCCTCCATCCATTGCTCAATTCCAAAACACTTTGGACAGAAACACTGCTGCTGAAACTttcaagttgttgaagaagtaccaACCAGAAACTGCTgctgaaaagaaggaaagattGACCAAGGAAGCCGCTGCCATTGCTGAAGGTAAGACTAGACAAGAAGCTTCTCCAAAGCCATACGTTGTTAAGTATGGTTTGAACCACGTTGTCTCCTTGattgaaaacaagaaggcTAAGTTGGTTTTGATCGCTAACGACGTTGACCCAATTGAATTGGTCATCTTCTTGCCAGCTTTGTGTAAGAAGATGGGTGTTCCATACGCCATCGTCAAGGGTAAGGCTAGATTGGGTACTTTGGTTAACCAAAAGACTTCTGCTGTCGCTGCTCTAACTGAAgttagagaagaagacgaagcTGCTTTGGCTAAGTTGGTCTCCACCATCAACGCTAACTACTTGGAAAAGTACGAAGAATCCAAGAAGCACTGGGGTGGTGGTATCATGGGTGCCAAGGCCCAAAAGAAGATCGAAAAGAGAGCCAAGGCTGCTGAATCCGCTTAA
- the SBP1 gene encoding single-stranded nucleic acid-binding protein, which yields MSETIEQTNTKIVVDPESSVFVGNLSPETTAEDLKQVFGESVKVEIPTFQSDRTYPRIFAFVTFEDKVDVEELKEKFDKTVIKDKSIYVTKVLTPEEQQLKKQKRRANQRGKAVPAPPKKNKETKVPLEQMERSKDTLYVNNIPYHTTKNEIASFFGTSEESVVLPMRRMKDTATKRVFFSKKYNRGIAFVSFPEGTDIEAKAAEFNGKTFEDRELTVDVAANKPAHTETEPQTETANATSE from the coding sequence atgTCAGAAACCATTGAGCAAACAAATACTAAGATCGTCGTTGATCCAGAAAGTTCCGTTTTTGTTGGTAACTTATCCCCAGAAACTACTGCAGAAGACTTGAAACAGGTGTTTGGCGAATCTGTTAAGGTTGAGATTCCAACTTTCCAATCTGACAGAACCTACCCAAGAATCTTTGCATTTGTTACGTTCGAAGACAAAGTTGACGTGGAGGAGTTAAAGGAAAAGTTCGACAAGACTGTCATCAAGGATAAGAGCATTTATGTCACTAAAGTTCTTACCCCAGAGGAACAACaactaaaaaaacaaaagagaagagcCAATCAACGTGGAAAGGCTGTTCCAGCTccaccaaagaaaaacaaggaaaCCAAGGTTCCTCTAGAGCAAATGGAAAGGTCAAAGGATACTCTATATGTCAACAACATTCCTTACCATACTACTAAGAATGAAATTGCATCGTTCTTTGGTACATCCGAAGAGTCAGTAGTCCTACCAATGAGAAGGATGAAGGACACCGCCACGAAAAGAGTGTTCTTCTCCAAGAAATATAACAGGGGTATTGCCTTTGTTTCGTTCCCAGAAGGGACTGATATTGAGGCCAAAGCAGCTGAATTCAATGGTAAGACTTTTGAAGACAGGGAACTAACGGTGGATGTTGCTGCTAACAAACCAGCGCACACTGAAACTGAACCTCAAACTGAAACCGCTAACGCTACTTCTGAATAA